One Candidatus Zixiibacteriota bacterium genomic region harbors:
- a CDS encoding CBS domain-containing protein: protein MRLANMLKEQFIIEDLKASTKDEAIAELLELLKADNPSIDINGIKELIIEREEIENTSYGRGFAFPHARTDKVDDMHILLGVSKKGLKEKTPDNIPLSVVVLLLTPSNISKLYLQTLSAFASFARMEGSLDNLVKAKSKSDIIDVIWQTGVKAEKELTVKDIMRRDVATVTPDDSLKTVANLMFKNRLSALAVVDKEGNLLGQITDKDLIQAALPDYKTLISNLNYSMDVEPFEELLKQEDKIKVSQLYKTDHEIASMETRLVEVAALMIFKNLRRVFVVKDKKLAGILLRKDIVNMIIRG, encoded by the coding sequence ATGCGCCTCGCTAATATGCTCAAAGAGCAGTTCATCATAGAGGATTTGAAAGCGTCAACCAAAGATGAGGCTATCGCCGAACTTCTGGAACTGCTCAAAGCCGACAACCCCAGTATCGATATCAACGGAATCAAGGAGCTGATAATCGAGCGGGAGGAAATTGAGAATACCTCCTATGGACGGGGATTCGCCTTCCCCCATGCCCGCACCGATAAAGTTGACGATATGCATATTCTCCTGGGGGTCTCCAAAAAGGGACTCAAGGAGAAAACCCCCGATAATATCCCCCTCTCGGTGGTGGTGCTGCTTTTGACTCCCTCCAATATTTCTAAATTGTATCTTCAGACCTTATCCGCCTTTGCCTCTTTTGCCCGGATGGAGGGAAGTCTCGATAATCTGGTCAAGGCGAAAAGCAAATCGGACATAATCGATGTCATCTGGCAGACCGGCGTCAAGGCGGAAAAAGAACTTACCGTGAAAGATATCATGCGCCGTGATGTCGCCACCGTTACTCCCGATGACTCGCTTAAGACGGTCGCCAACCTGATGTTCAAAAACCGTCTCTCGGCTCTGGCGGTGGTCGATAAGGAGGGGAATCTCCTGGGGCAGATTACCGACAAAGACCTGATTCAGGCGGCCCTTCCCGATTACAAAACACTCATCTCCAATCTCAATTACTCCATGGATGTCGAGCCGTTCGAGGAACTCTTGAAGCAGGAAGACAAAATCAAGGTTTCGCAGTTGTACAAGACCGACCATGAGATTGCCAGTATGGAGACCCGTCTGGTGGAGGTGGCGGCGCTGATGATTTTCAAGAATCTGCGGCGCGTTTTCGTGGTGAAAGACAAAAAACTGGCCGGCATCCTGCTGCGCAAGGATATCGTGAATATGATAATAAGGGGGTAG
- a CDS encoding GIY-YIG nuclease family protein — MMAKKKARKSRKLVAGYLERISSRVFSDFQTALKKLVGGQHGLYALYKGNRLYYVGLATNLKSRINQHLRDKHASKWDRFSLYLVRKADHIKELESLVMRIADPKGNTAKGRLKHAQNLNQVLRRLVKADQDEVIIDIFEPKVRELRDSKRISNRREGVEGSRKPTLFGLIKRTTALQVNYKGVIYAAKVRRSGRIFLDGKAYNSPSAAAKGLTGKSIDGWHFWKFKNKEGHWVKLDVLRK, encoded by the coding sequence ATGATGGCAAAAAAAAAGGCGCGAAAGAGCAGGAAATTGGTAGCCGGCTATTTGGAGAGAATCTCCAGCCGGGTCTTTTCTGACTTTCAAACGGCACTGAAGAAATTGGTAGGTGGGCAGCACGGTCTTTACGCGCTCTACAAGGGCAATAGACTTTATTATGTAGGTCTTGCCACCAATTTGAAAAGCCGCATCAATCAACATCTGCGGGATAAACACGCAAGCAAGTGGGATAGGTTCAGTCTATACCTTGTGAGAAAAGCAGACCACATAAAAGAGCTTGAATCGCTGGTGATGCGGATTGCCGACCCAAAAGGGAACACTGCTAAAGGGCGGTTAAAGCACGCACAGAATCTAAATCAGGTACTGCGACGATTGGTGAAAGCGGACCAGGATGAAGTCATTATAGACATTTTTGAGCCGAAAGTAAGAGAATTGAGAGATTCCAAAAGAATCAGCAATCGACGAGAAGGGGTAGAAGGTAGCAGAAAACCAACTCTATTCGGATTAATAAAAAGGACCACAGCATTGCAAGTAAATTACAAAGGTGTGATTTATGCCGCTAAAGTAAGACGTAGCGGCAGGATATTCTTAGATGGAAAAGCCTATAATTCACCTTCAGCCGCAGCAAAAGGGCTGACCGGGAAATCAATTGATGGTTGGCACTTCTGGAAATTCAAGAATAAAGAAGGACATTGGGTGAAGTTGGATGTCCTCAGGAAGTGA